The Verrucomicrobiota bacterium DNA segment AAAACAACTCCATCAACTTCCGGCCAACAACTTCAACGCGCTCTGTTCATCCACGAAAACGGCGCTGAATTCAATCTTGGAAATCGAGAACCATGCGCGCGGCCCTTGAACCGGTAGGGCGAGTTGTCCTCAACGAGCCGCTCGACGGGCGTGAAACACGTCCGACTCGGCTTGCTGGGGACAGGCTCGCTCTACCATCAGGTTCATGGGAAGAATTGACGGAGAACGCACCACGCGGATTGAACTATCAGCCTGACCCAGGTTCTCCCCTCCGTTTCCTCCCTTGCCTCCTGTTGAGATCAACCGCATTCGAGGCTCACGCCCCGATCTGCCTTTTTATGGCGTCGCAGATGAGCTTGCTCCAGCGCTCCAGCGTTGCGGAGTCGCGGCCCTCCATCATGAACCGCGCCTTCGGTTCGGTGCCGGAATACCGCAGCAGCACCCGTCCGCCGGTCGGTTGAACTTCCGCTTCGGCCTGCGCGACCATTTGCAGGACGCCATCGAGTTGCTCGATGGGCCGCTTTTCCCGCACGCGCACATTAGTGACAATCTGCGGAAAACGAGTCCAACAACGCGCCAGGCGGGAGAGCGGCTGATCCTTCATTTTCATGGTTTGGAGAATCTGAAGCCCGGCAATCAATCCATCGCCCGTCGTGCAATGATCGCCAAAGATCAAATGTCCGCTCTGCTCTCCGCCGAAGTTATAGCCGCCGCGGAGCATCTCTTCGATGACGAGTTTGTCGCCGACCGGGGTCCGGATCACGCTGCCTCCCGCAGCTTTGATCGCGGTCTCCAATCCCGCGTTGCTCATGATCGTCGTCACCAGGGTGCTTTGCTTGAGGGTCCGTTGCTCCAGCATGTGCAAACCAGCGATGGCCATGACGTCGTCGCCGTCAACCAAGGTTCCCGTTTCGTCGCACATCAACACGCGGTCGCCATCTCCGTCGTGAGCGATGCCAAGGTCGGCGCGATACTCGAAAACCTTCTGGCACATGGTTTGGGGATGCATCGAACCGCAATCCTTGTTGATGTTCATGCCGTCGGGATGGTTCCCAAACACGACGACCTCGGCGCCAAGTTCGCGCAGGACGCAGGGCGTGGACTTGTAAGTCGCGCCGTGCGCGCAATCCACCACGATCCGCATGCCTTCCAACGTGAGTCCCTTGGGGAAGGAAGCCTTGGCGAATTCGATGTAACGGCCCAGCGCGTCGTCGATGCGGACCGCCTTGCCGATTTCATCGGCGGTCGGGCGAATATTCTCGATCTCGCCGCTGAAGACCAACCCTTCGATTTGCTGCTCGATATTGTCGTCCAGTTTGTAGCCGTCCGGCCGGAAGAACTTGATGCCGTTGTCGGCATACGGATTGTGGGAAGCCGTGATGACAATCCCGGCGTCGGCGCGCAAACTGCGCGTGACGTAAGCCACGCCGGGCGTGGGCAGCGGGCCGATGAACAAAACGTCAACGCCCATGGAGAGGATTCCCGATGACAAGGCGTTCTCCAGCATGTAACCGGAAAGGCGGGTGTCTTTGCCGATGACGATTTTGTGTCTGCCGCGCACCCAGGAAGAGGCGTGCTGAATATTCTTGAACACATGCCCCGCCGCCCGGCCCAGTTTTAGCGCCGTCTCGGCGGTCACCGGCTCGATGTTAGCCGTGCCCCGAACTCCATCGGTCCCGAAGATTTTTTTCGACGAACTCATGTTTGTATTCGCGTCCGCGTAGCGCAGGTTCCCAACCTGCTGTATCGCCGATTTGCGATCGGCGGCGCTTCGGGGAGTTCCAGAGCCTTGGAACTGGCGAGCTCTGCGGAATGCA contains these protein-coding regions:
- a CDS encoding phosphoglucosamine mutase: MSSSKKIFGTDGVRGTANIEPVTAETALKLGRAAGHVFKNIQHASSWVRGRHKIVIGKDTRLSGYMLENALSSGILSMGVDVLFIGPLPTPGVAYVTRSLRADAGIVITASHNPYADNGIKFFRPDGYKLDDNIEQQIEGLVFSGEIENIRPTADEIGKAVRIDDALGRYIEFAKASFPKGLTLEGMRIVVDCAHGATYKSTPCVLRELGAEVVVFGNHPDGMNINKDCGSMHPQTMCQKVFEYRADLGIAHDGDGDRVLMCDETGTLVDGDDVMAIAGLHMLEQRTLKQSTLVTTIMSNAGLETAIKAAGGSVIRTPVGDKLVIEEMLRGGYNFGGEQSGHLIFGDHCTTGDGLIAGLQILQTMKMKDQPLSRLARCWTRFPQIVTNVRVREKRPIEQLDGVLQMVAQAEAEVQPTGGRVLLRYSGTEPKARFMMEGRDSATLERWSKLICDAIKRQIGA